The sequence AAGCGCTACGGCCATCCCAGCCAGTTCGGCTTTATGCAGTTCGACAATATGTGGAAGGTCGACGAGTGGGATCCGGATCGACTGATGAGGCTCTACAAAGCGGCGGGCGCGAAATACTTTGTGTCCCTCGCCTGCCACCACGACAATTTCGACACCTTCAACTCAACTCACCATCGCTGGAATGCGGTGAACTTCGGTCCCAAGCGCGACATCGTTGGCGAGTGGGCCAAGGCGGCGCGCCGCCACGGGCTGCGTTTCGGCGTCTCCAACCACGCCTCGCACGCCTGGCATTGGCTGCAGGTCGCCTATGGCTACGACGCCGTCGGGCCGATGAAAGGCGTTCGCTATGACGCCTACCGGCTGCGCAGGCAGGACGGCGCCGGGCAATGGTGGGCGGGTCTGGACCCGCAGGAGCTCTATACCGGCCCCAGCATGGTGATCCCGGACGGCGTCGACACCATCGAGGCGATGAACGCCTGGCACGGCGCCCATGACGGCCAGTGGATCGAGACTCCGCCGCCTCAGAACCCCGCTTTCGTCAAGAACTGGCTGGCCCGGTGCAATCAGCTGACCGACCGCTACCAGCCCGACTATGTCTATTTCGACGACACCGGACTGCCGCTCGGCCAGGCCGGTCTGGACGCGGTGGCCCACTACTACAACGCGGACTGGAAGCGCCGCGCCGGAGCCATGGAGGCGGTGGTCACCGGCAAGCAACTCGATCCGCTGCAGCTCAAGGGAATCGTCCAGGACGTGGAACGCGGCTTCGCCGACGACCTCAAGCCGCAGCCCTGGCAGACCTGCACCTGCATCGGCAGCTGGCACTATGACCGGCGTATTTTCGAGCGGCACGGCTATGTGCCGGCCAAGGCCGTCATCCAGCGGCTGTGCGATACGGTCTCAAAGAACGGCAACCTGCTGCTCAGCATCCCTGTGCGGGGCAATGGCGCGATCGACGAGGATGAGCGTAAGATCCTGGAGGACCTGGCCGCCTGGATGGCCGTCAACGGCGAGGCGATCTTCGCCACACGCCCCTGGCGCGTCTATGGCGACGGTCCGACCAAGGTGTCCGGCGGCAGCTTCGGCGAACAGGGATTCAAGGGCTTCACCGCCGCCGATGTCCGGTACACGACCAAGGGCCAGACGCTCTACGCCCACGTCCTGGACCAGCCCCGGGAGAGCGTGGTCCTGGCCGCCCTGGCCGATGGAGCACGTGGCCAGGTTCAGCGGATCGAACTACTCGGCCAGGCCGGGCCGCTCGATTACCAGCGCGGGCCCCAGGGCCTGACCGTGCGCTTGCCTCAGAGCCGGCCGACCTTCACGCCGACCCTGAAGATCCTCGGCGAGGGCCTGGTGTGACCAGGCCCATCGCAAGGCAAGGCCGCTAGCGCAGATCCAGCACAACCACCGACTTGGCCGGCAGGTCGACCATCAGGACGTCGCCGGCCAGCCTTGCGGCCTTGAACGGCTGCGGGCGCACCCGGTCAGGCCGACCAAAGGTGTTGGCGGCGTCCATCTGCGGCGCGGTCAGGACGCGCCCGTCGAGCTGGCGGCCGAAAGCGCCTTCCAGCCGCACCTCGGCATGGACAGCGCTTTCCGGGTTTGGATTGACCAGGGCCAGATGGATGGAGCCGTCTGGACTGCGCCCAGCGGAAGCGTCGACCCCCGGCACGCTGATCCCGCCGTGGACGTAGGGCGGCGACTGAATTTCGACCGGCAGTTCGGCCGCATCCTGGAACGGCCGATAGAGGTCGAAGACATGATAGCTGGGCGTCAGCACCATCTGGTCGCCCTTGGTCAGGATCATGGCCTGCAGGACGTTCACCGTCTGGGCGATTTCCGCCATCCGCACGCGGTCGGCGTGGCGATGGAAGATGTTCAGGGTCAGAGCCGCGGTGACGGCGTCGCGCAGGGTGTTCTGCTGTTGCAGGAAGGCGGGGTTGGTCCCGGGTTCCGGGTCGTACCAATTGCCCCATTCGTCGACCACCAGAGCGACGCGCTTTTCGGGGTCGTATCGGTCCATGACCGCGCTGTGACGCGTGATGAAGTCATCCATCCTCAGCGCAT is a genomic window of Phenylobacterium montanum containing:
- a CDS encoding alpha-L-fucosidase, which codes for MLPASGGAEPVGPFRADWHSLADSYRIPQWFGDAKFGIWAHWSAQCVPERGDWYARQMYMQGNEIYEEHVKRYGHPSQFGFMQFDNMWKVDEWDPDRLMRLYKAAGAKYFVSLACHHDNFDTFNSTHHRWNAVNFGPKRDIVGEWAKAARRHGLRFGVSNHASHAWHWLQVAYGYDAVGPMKGVRYDAYRLRRQDGAGQWWAGLDPQELYTGPSMVIPDGVDTIEAMNAWHGAHDGQWIETPPPQNPAFVKNWLARCNQLTDRYQPDYVYFDDTGLPLGQAGLDAVAHYYNADWKRRAGAMEAVVTGKQLDPLQLKGIVQDVERGFADDLKPQPWQTCTCIGSWHYDRRIFERHGYVPAKAVIQRLCDTVSKNGNLLLSIPVRGNGAIDEDERKILEDLAAWMAVNGEAIFATRPWRVYGDGPTKVSGGSFGEQGFKGFTAADVRYTTKGQTLYAHVLDQPRESVVLAALADGARGQVQRIELLGQAGPLDYQRGPQGLTVRLPQSRPTFTPTLKILGEGLV